A single Ignavibacteriales bacterium DNA region contains:
- the dnaB gene encoding replicative DNA helicase, with product MERYQKRKKQREPETIDGVLVTPSAPDVEQKVLGAVLLDQAAVPKVLGILTAESFYSEANRLIYEAVYELFSMTQPVDGVMVIEQLKKAGKLEQAGGVAYIAQLTQNVTSAANVEYYARVLQEKNILRQLIAVSNETAQAAYLGEDDAFQILDHANSKLMQISQEQTRKGFVKMSSAAMEALEYIEHLLDRDTDKYAVKTGYYDLDNILNGFQKSDLIILAARPAMGKTALALSLMRNVAVLSNAPVAIFSLEMSRIQLMMRLIAAEARMDSNRLRKGNFSHDDFRKLATATSKLRSSPIFLDDGAGQTIMDIRAKARRLVFEHNVQFIIIDYLQLIRAPEVSESREREIAYISMSLKAMAKDLNIPVMALSQLNREVENQKDNRPQLSNLRESGAIEQDADVVMFIHRPEYYMQKNNPEREAKKGLAEIIIAKHRNGPTGEINLNFIGEYSRFESFAGEHYQIPESVQAGIKKYQDEDEDGPF from the coding sequence AACCGGAAACAATTGACGGTGTACTAGTAACACCATCCGCGCCGGATGTTGAACAGAAAGTTTTGGGTGCTGTGCTGCTTGATCAGGCGGCGGTTCCAAAAGTTCTGGGTATTCTTACTGCTGAATCCTTTTATTCAGAAGCTAACCGTTTAATTTATGAAGCGGTGTATGAACTCTTTAGCATGACCCAGCCGGTTGACGGCGTTATGGTTATTGAGCAGCTGAAAAAGGCCGGTAAACTTGAGCAGGCGGGGGGAGTAGCTTATATCGCTCAGCTGACACAGAATGTTACCTCAGCCGCAAATGTTGAATACTACGCGAGAGTGCTTCAGGAAAAGAACATTCTCCGGCAGCTGATTGCGGTTTCAAATGAAACTGCTCAGGCAGCGTATTTAGGGGAGGATGATGCGTTTCAGATTCTGGACCACGCAAACAGCAAACTGATGCAGATCTCACAGGAGCAGACCCGAAAAGGTTTTGTAAAGATGTCCAGTGCTGCAATGGAGGCACTTGAATATATCGAGCATCTGCTTGACAGGGATACCGATAAATACGCTGTTAAAACCGGCTATTATGATCTTGATAATATCCTAAACGGCTTTCAGAAATCTGATCTGATAATTCTTGCTGCCCGTCCCGCTATGGGAAAAACTGCCCTTGCTCTCTCCCTGATGAGGAATGTTGCCGTACTCAGCAATGCGCCGGTAGCGATTTTCTCGCTTGAAATGAGCCGCATTCAGCTGATGATGCGTTTGATTGCAGCAGAGGCACGAATGGATTCGAACCGCCTGCGGAAAGGTAATTTTTCGCATGATGACTTCAGAAAACTTGCAACTGCTACTTCCAAACTAAGATCATCACCCATCTTTCTTGATGACGGCGCAGGGCAGACCATTATGGATATCCGTGCCAAAGCCAGGCGTCTGGTTTTTGAGCATAATGTACAGTTTATCATTATTGACTACCTGCAGCTAATCCGCGCCCCTGAAGTGTCGGAAAGCCGCGAGCGTGAAATTGCGTATATATCCATGTCATTAAAAGCGATGGCCAAGGATCTTAATATCCCCGTCATGGCGCTTTCACAGCTAAACCGTGAAGTGGAAAATCAGAAAGATAACCGTCCTCAGCTTTCCAACCTTCGTGAATCCGGTGCAATTGAACAAGATGCGGATGTGGTGATGTTTATCCACCGGCCGGAATATTATATGCAGAAAAACAATCCGGAAAGAGAAGCAAAAAAAGGGCTGGCGGAAATCATTATCGCGAAACACCGGAACGGCCCGACCGGTGAAATTAATCTGAATTTTATCGGAGAATATTCCCGATTCGAAAGTTTTGCCGGTGAGCATTATCAGATACCTGAAAGTGTTCAGGCCGGAATTAAAAAATATCAAGATGAGGATGAAGATGGTCCGTTCTGA
- a CDS encoding DUF1460 domain-containing protein encodes MVRSDLRFMILFIIIPFIMMAGDHDKKDMEICKSKFELAVSKGLSELPAGDVIVEIGKSFLGVDYEAFTLEKPGEESLVVNLRSLDCTTFLENSLVFARLIKQGKNGFEAYLAELQYIRYRGGRIDGYPSRLHYFTDWIHDNQSKGIVMDITKETGGVPYNKKVSFMSENQNLYKQIKGNPENLKAIKETENEINSRQYYYIPKKNVSIAEEKIKNGDLIAITSSVNGLDINHVGIAVEINGRIHFMHAPQVGAKVQITDVPLDKYLAGIKKHTGIMVLRPAEI; translated from the coding sequence ATGGTCCGTTCTGACCTCCGTTTTATGATTTTGTTCATAATCATTCCATTCATTATGATGGCTGGTGATCATGACAAAAAGGATATGGAAATCTGCAAATCAAAATTTGAACTTGCTGTTAGTAAAGGTCTTTCTGAGCTTCCGGCAGGGGATGTGATTGTTGAGATAGGTAAATCCTTTCTGGGCGTGGATTACGAAGCATTCACGCTTGAGAAGCCGGGAGAAGAGTCACTTGTCGTGAATCTCAGGAGTCTTGATTGCACAACTTTTCTTGAAAACAGTCTTGTATTTGCCCGGCTCATAAAGCAGGGGAAAAACGGCTTTGAAGCATATCTGGCAGAACTTCAGTATATACGTTACCGCGGAGGCAGAATTGACGGTTACCCCTCTCGTCTCCACTATTTTACCGACTGGATTCATGATAATCAGTCCAAGGGAATTGTTATGGATATCACGAAGGAGACCGGGGGAGTGCCTTATAACAAAAAGGTTTCTTTCATGTCTGAAAATCAGAACCTTTATAAGCAGATTAAAGGGAATCCGGAAAATCTGAAGGCAATTAAGGAAACCGAGAATGAGATTAACAGCCGTCAGTATTATTACATCCCTAAGAAAAATGTTTCCATAGCTGAAGAGAAAATTAAAAACGGAGACCTGATCGCTATCACTTCAAGTGTAAACGGTCTCGATATCAATCACGTTGGCATAGCTGTTGAGATAAATGGAAGGATTCATTTTATGCATGCTCCTCAGGTCGGTGCCAAAGTGCAGATAACCGATGTCCCCCTTGACAAATACCTGGCCGGAATAAAAAAACACACCGGGATAATGGTCCTGAGACCGGCAGAGATTTAA